In a genomic window of Streptomyces pristinaespiralis:
- a CDS encoding LOG family protein, which translates to MSNPEGLRALEEQRLGPVLRRREQIRPGTTDQRLLDTEGDSQWVHTDPWRVMRIQSEFVEGFGALAELPSAISVFGSARTPAGSPEYEVGVELGRALAKAGFAVITGGGPGVMEAANKGASEAKGISVGLGIELPFEQGINPHVDIGVNFRYFFVRKTMFVKYAQGFVVLPGGLGTLDELFEALTLVQTRKVTRFPIVLFGTDYWSGLVDWLRDTVIAQGKASEKDLLLFHVTDDVEEAVAMVSKETGR; encoded by the coding sequence ATGAGCAACCCCGAGGGATTGCGGGCGCTGGAGGAGCAGCGGCTGGGACCGGTACTGCGCCGCAGGGAACAGATCCGGCCGGGCACCACCGATCAGCGGCTGCTCGACACCGAGGGCGACTCCCAGTGGGTGCACACCGACCCGTGGCGGGTCATGCGTATCCAGTCCGAGTTCGTGGAGGGCTTCGGCGCTCTCGCCGAACTGCCCAGCGCCATCAGCGTCTTCGGTTCCGCCCGCACCCCGGCCGGCTCGCCCGAGTACGAGGTGGGCGTCGAACTCGGCAGGGCGCTGGCCAAGGCGGGCTTCGCGGTGATCACCGGCGGTGGTCCGGGCGTGATGGAGGCCGCGAACAAGGGCGCGAGCGAGGCCAAGGGGATCTCGGTCGGCCTCGGCATCGAGCTGCCCTTCGAACAGGGCATCAACCCGCACGTCGACATCGGGGTGAACTTCCGCTACTTCTTCGTCCGCAAGACGATGTTCGTGAAGTACGCGCAGGGCTTCGTCGTGCTGCCGGGCGGACTCGGCACGCTGGACGAACTCTTCGAGGCCCTGACCCTCGTCCAGACCCGCAAGGTGACGCGCTTCCCGATCGTGCTCTTCGGCACGGACTACTGGAGCGGTCTGGTCGACTGGCTGCGAGACACCGTCATCGCTCAGGGCAAGGCGTCGGAGAAGGACCTGCTGCTCTTCCACGTCACGGACGACGTGGAGGAGGCGGTGGCCATGGTCTCCAAGGAGA
- the dapE gene encoding succinyl-diaminopimelate desuccinylase encodes MPETALDLTLDAPALTAALVDFPSVSGAEKPLADAIEEALRELPHLTVDRHGNNVVARTRLGHPERVVLAGHIDTVPIADNVPSRLDDDGILWGCGTSDMKSGVAVQLRIAATVPEPNRDLTFVFYDNEEVAAHLNGLGHVAEAHPDWLVGDFAILLEPSDAQVEGGCQGTLRVHLRTKGERAHSARSWMGSNAIHAAGPILARLASYEPRRPVIDGLEYHEGLNAVGIEGGVATNVIPDECTVVVNYRYAPDRSMAEAEAHVREVFADCGVSEIVVDDHTGGALPGLSHPAAAAFMEAVGGTAQPKFGWTDVSRFSALGVPAVNYGPGDALFAHKRDEHVAVDKITHCEDRLREWLTS; translated from the coding sequence ATGCCTGAGACCGCGCTTGACCTCACCCTCGACGCCCCCGCGCTCACCGCAGCCCTGGTCGACTTCCCGTCGGTCAGCGGCGCGGAGAAGCCCCTCGCCGACGCCATCGAGGAAGCGCTGCGCGAGCTGCCGCACCTCACCGTCGACCGGCACGGGAACAACGTCGTGGCCAGGACCCGCCTCGGCCACCCCGAGCGCGTGGTGCTCGCCGGGCACATCGACACGGTCCCGATCGCCGACAACGTGCCCTCGCGGCTCGACGACGACGGCATCCTGTGGGGCTGCGGCACCAGCGACATGAAGTCGGGCGTCGCCGTCCAGCTGCGGATCGCCGCCACCGTTCCGGAGCCCAACCGCGACCTCACCTTCGTCTTCTACGACAACGAAGAGGTCGCCGCACACCTCAACGGGCTGGGGCATGTGGCCGAGGCCCACCCGGACTGGCTGGTCGGTGACTTCGCGATCCTGCTGGAGCCCTCCGACGCCCAGGTCGAGGGCGGCTGCCAGGGGACGCTCCGGGTCCACCTGCGCACGAAGGGGGAACGGGCACACTCCGCGCGCAGCTGGATGGGGTCCAACGCCATCCACGCCGCCGGCCCGATCCTGGCCCGCCTCGCGTCGTACGAGCCGCGCCGGCCGGTCATCGACGGACTGGAGTACCACGAGGGCCTCAACGCCGTCGGCATCGAGGGCGGAGTGGCCACCAATGTCATCCCCGACGAATGCACCGTGGTGGTCAACTACCGCTACGCACCGGACCGCAGCATGGCCGAGGCCGAGGCGCACGTCCGCGAGGTGTTCGCCGACTGCGGTGTGAGCGAGATCGTGGTGGACGACCACACGGGCGGAGCCCTGCCCGGGCTGTCGCACCCGGCCGCCGCCGCGTTCATGGAGGCGGTGGGCGGCACCGCGCAGCCCAAGTTCGGCTGGACGGACGTCTCACGCTTCAGCGCTCTCGGAGTGCCCGCGGTCAACTACGGTCCCGGCGACGCGCTCTTCGCCCACAAGCGGGACGAACACGTGGCCGTGGACAAGATCACGCACTGCGAGGACCGGCTGCGTGAATGGCTCACTTCCTGA